One Candidatus Hydrogenedentota bacterium genomic window, GTTTTCGGCAGGGGCGGCGGCGCGTCATCGGGCGCCGGATCGGCTTCAATTTCCACATCCGCCGCGAGGGCCGGGCCGGGCGACTTTTCGGCTGATGTTGCCGCGGCGTGGCCCGGAGGTGCGGATGTATTTGAAGGGGCCTCGGCTTGAAGCAGGGGCGCGGTGCTGACTGTGTCGGGGCTTTCGAGGGCGGGCTGCGTCACGGGCGCGTCCGTAGCCCTTGCGGGCGCGGCTGCCTCGGCGGTGGTGTCGGCGGGGGCCGTTTCGGCACCTTCCGGCAACGGTGTATTGACGTTCGTGAGCGCCTCACCGGACTCAGCGTTCTCGGAATCTGTGGGATCACGCAGGGCATCCGGCGTTTCCGCGGAATCGGGCGTCTCGTTCGTGTCCGCTGTGCTGGTCGCGGCCTCGGACGCGGCGTCGGAATCTTGTGCGGCTCCAGTGCGCCCGGCGTCGTGGGAAGGGGCGGGAGTACGGGCCTCCGGCGATGGCGCGGAATCGTCCCGGGGGGCGTCCGGCGCCTGGCCGGGTGCGCGGAGGTCGGGTCCGGTATTGAGCCTGGTCAGGAGCTCGAAGAATCCACCCGCTCCGGGCGCGTAGGCGTAGGCGCCGGGGCGTTTGACGGCCTCCAGGGCTTCATCGCGTCGCATATCGGTGGATACGTTCATTTTGGGGTTTCCTTTTGAGCGGGCGGTTGACACAGCGGGCGCAGCGCAGGCTTTGGTCGCGACCCGTTTTTTTTGAACCGCGAATTAACGCGAATGGACACGAATGGAAGAATTGTCGTTCTGCGCTGGGATTCCGACGCTGTATTCACGGCATCAACGGGCCGTTCGAAATTGCCGTTCACGCTGTCTCAGGCTGGAAGCCTAAGCCACGTTGGCGGGCGTTGAACGTTTGGGGTGGAAGGGCTGGTGGCCGGTTGTACTGGCGGAGTTGGGTTGTTTCACGGCGGGCACACGAATCCGCCTGTGGCGGAATCGCGTGTCACGGGTTTCGTTTCAGCCGCGGATTGCCGGTTGTACTGTTGGACTGGGGTTGTTTCACGGCGGGCACACGAATCGGCGGCGCGGAATCGCGTGGCACGGTGTGTGGTTGCCGGGGTGCGGGCGGCGTGCGGCGGCTAGGGGCGGTCGCGCATTTCCTTGAGGACGCGGGCGGCGGTCTCTGTGGCCATGGCGTCGAGGATGTTGCCCCGGGTCTTGTCCTTGACGTTCAGGAGGATTTCGGCGGCTTCGTTTGTGGGCATGGTTTCGAGCGTTCGGGCGGCGTTTTCGGCGTCCATGCCCTCGATGGTGATCGCGATTGTTTTCAATTGCGCCTGCCGGTTTTCGGACGCGGCGTCGTAGGATTGGTTTATGCTGTCGTGCAGCGCCTGTAACTCGGCGCGCATCCGATCGAGGTCGCTTTCCCGCTGTACCAGTTGCTTCTCGCGTTCATCGAGCGCGATACGCCGCGCGTCGAGGTCTTTCTCGCGCTGGTTGAGCTGCCTGGCGAGGGTGTTCAGGGCCGGGCCGGCCGCTTCCTGGGCCTCGCCGCGCTCGGCCTGGGCCCGGGCGTAGCCTTCGCGGTCGGTTATCGCGAGAACGGCGTCCTGAATGGTATACCCGCTCCGCATGAGGACGGCCGCGACGGTGGCGGCAAAGGAAATGACGCCGACGCATGCGAATAGGATTAGTTTGGCCATTTCGATACACTTCCCGGTTCGGTCTCGGGCTCCGGTTCGGCGTTGCGCGCGGCATAGAGGGTTGCGGTTTCGTCGAGAATCTTCTGTTCCATATGCCGGCGGTGCGCCCGGTATGCGGCGTGGCGCCGGACGTGCAGTTTCTCCGCGACGCGCCTTGACCGTGTCGCGGCTTCGAGTTTACCCAACTCCTCCGTCTCGCGTTGGCGCAGGTCCCGTATTTCGGCGTCCTTCCGATCTCGGAGGTGGGCCACGTGCCGCTCGTATTGATAATAGCCCCGGACCTCATCGGCATCAAATTGCGCGCGCATGGTTGCGCCGGCTTCGTTGAGGGCCGACTGGCGGGCCACTTCCAGCCCGGTGCGTTCGCGGAGGGCCTGCTGTATTGCGCCGCGTATCGCCGCGACGGCCTGCGCCTGGCGGTTCTCCGCCTGCGAGCGTATTCGCAGGATAACCTTGTATCGGTCCGGATCGCGCATTTGTCAGCGGTTCCTTACCAGTTGTGACAGGCCGTGTACCGTCTCGGCGAAGGTGGTTGTTTCCTTGAGGCCCTGGCGGAGGAATCGGTTGAACTCCGGCATGGACTGGATGGCGGTGTCCACTTCGCGGCTGCTGCCCGGCACGTAGGCGCCGATATTGATCAAATCCTCGTTGTCGCGGTAGGCCGCCAGCAGTTCGCGCAGGCGCGCGGCCCAGCGCTGATGGTTGTCGTCACAGACTTCGCTCACCACGCGGCTAACACTGCCGAGCACATCGATGGGGGGGTAGTGGCCCCGTCCCGCAAGATCGCGGGAGAGGGCGATGTGCCCGTCGAGGATGGAGCGCACCGTGTCGCCGACCGGATCGTTCAAGTCATCGGCTTCAACCAGCACGGCGTAGAAGCCGGTGATGCTGCCGGTTTCGGCGTTGCCCGCGCGTTCTAGCAGGCGGGGGAGCATGGCGTAGACCGAAGGGGGATAGCCGCGGGTGGTGGGCGGCTCGCCGATCGCGAGCCCGACCTCGCGCTGCGCCATGGCCACGCGGGTGACGGAGTCCATAATGAGCATGACATTGGCCCCCTGATCGCGAAACCATTCGGCGATGGCCGTTGCGATGAGGGCTCCGTTGAGGCGCAGCAGGGCGGGTTCGTCGGAGGTGGCGACGACGACGACGGAACGGCGCAGGCCCTCGATGCCGAGGTCGCCCTCGATGAATTCGCGCACCTCGCGCCCGCGTTCGCCGACGAGCGCGATAACGTTCAGGTCGGCGTTGGTATTCCGTGCGATCATGCCGATGAGCTTGCTCTTGCCGACGCCGCTTCCGGAGAGGATGCCGACGCGCTGGCCCCGCCCGCAGGTGAGGCAGCCGTCGATGGCGCGGACGCCGGTGGCGATCGGGCTGAGTATGCGCTGGCGCGAGAGCGGCGCGGGCGGATCGCGGTGCAGCGGGGCCTTCGCTTCGTGGTTGAGGGGGCCCTGGCCATCGATGGGGGACCCGTTGCTCCCGATCACGCGCCCGATCAGCCCGTGGCCCACGGGGGTGGTATGGGGGGCGTGGGTCGGCCGAACGCGGCATCCCGGGCCGATGCCGCGCATCGTGCCCAGGGGCATGAGGAGGATCCGGTCCTTCCGGAATCCGACGACCTCGACGGGCACGGGGGGCGCGCCGTTTTCGGGCTCGACGAAACAGTGATCGCCGATTTGCATCGATGGTCCGGAGGCTTCAATGGCGAGTCCCACGACATCGGTGATGCGGCCCGAGGTCACCAGTGGCTCGCAGCCTTCGGCGCGCTGGCGGTAGGGGCTGAGGTCGATCATGGCCCGGTCACTCCGTAAGGGCATCCAGCACCTGGGCGAGCAGCGTTTCGAGGCGCGCGTCCACCTCCATCTCCTCCGAGCGCGCGATACAGCCGCCGGGCTCGACGGCGTCGCTGGCCACCACGTGCAGGTTCTCGACGCCGGACACGCTCTCGAGCAGGGTAATCTCGTGCATCCGGATGGCGTCGAAATCCTCGGGGTTGACGAGGAGGGTAACGGTGTATTGCCCCGCCAGGCGGCTCAGGGCGCGCCGCGCGGTCTGCTGGACGAGACTTGGGTCGGTGCGGATCTCGCGATCGAGCACGCGCCGGACGAGGAGCTTGACCAGGTCGACGACCTGCGGCTCCAGGGTGCTCAGAAAGTCCTCGTGGGCTTCGCGGAGGGACTCGGCGGCGGCTTCCAGGGCCTCGGCGCTTTTGGCGATCGACGCGAGAAATCGTTCGCGTCCAGCCTCCGTACCGCGCGCCAGGCCCTCCTGGTACGCCTGCTTCACTTTTTCCTCGGCGTCGAAGCGGGCTGCCTCCATGATTTCCTGGCGGATCTGTTCCGGGTCGAAGGGCAATTCGACGGCGGTGTCCGGCTCTTCGGGGGGCGCGGGATCGGGGGCCTCGGGGAATTCCTCGAGGGATTCCCGCCCATAGGGCGTCACGCCGCCCGTTTCCGATCGTATGAATTTGAGCACGCGTGCCAAAACGTCAACCTTTCCGCGCGGTTTCGTGGCCGGCGCGCTAGACGAGGATCTCGTCGGCGTCGCCACCGCCGCGGCCCGAAATGACTACGTCGCCCGATTCTTCCAGGCGGCGGATGACGGCCACGATCTTCTGCTGCGCCTCTTCGACATTGCGCATGCGCACCGGGCCCATGAACTCGATTTCTTCCTTGATCATTTCGCGCGCGCGCTCGGACATGTTGCGGTAGACCTTGTTCGCCACTTCCTCGGTGGAAGCCTTGAGCGCGAGCGCGAGGTCCTTGCTTTCCACTTCGCGCAAGGTCTTCTGGATGCCGGCGTCGTCCACGTAAATGATATCGTCGAAAGTGAACATGAGCCGCGCGATTTCGTCGGCCAGTTCCGGGTCGCGCTCCTCGAGGTCCGCCATGATGGTTTTCTCGGTGGCGCGCTCGATCATATTGAGGATTTCGGCGACATCCTTCACGCCGCCGGCGAAGGTAAAGCCCTGGCTGAAGACGGCGGCCATCTTCCGCTCCAGGACGCGCTCCACCTCGCGCACGATCTCGGGCGCGGTGCGGTCCATCGTCGCGATCCGGATGATGACATCGGACTGGACATCGGGCGGCAGGGCCGAGAGGATAATGGAGGAGGTCGCGGGATTCATGTGCGCGAGAATCAATGAAATCGTCTGCGGGTGCTCGTCCTGGATGAAGCTGCAAATCTGCGAGGGGTCCGCCCGTTTCAGAAATTGAAAGGGGACCTCCTGCAGGCTGCTCTGGAGGCGGTTGAGCACTTCGAACGCGCGTTCGCTGCCGAAGGACTTCTCCAGCAGGCTCTTGGCGAACTCGATGCCGCCCTGGGCCACGTAGCGCTTGGCCACCGCCATTTCGTAGAACTCGTCGAGCACGGCGGACTTGCTGTTGGCGTCGACCGTGCCGAGGCTGGAGAGATCGAGGGTGAGCTGGTCGATCTCGTCGTCCGAAAAGCAATTCAGCACCCGGCTGGCGTTGTCGGGGCCGAGGCAGGCGAGCAGCACAGCCGCCTTCCGGCGCCCGTCCATGGCGGCGGGTTCTTTTTTGGGTGGCTGGGCCGTTGTTCTACTCCTCGTCTTCTTCCATCATCCAGCTGCGCAGCAGCGCGGCCACGGCCTCGGGATCTTCCATCGAAAGGCGGGCGATATCGGCCGCGACTTCCTGGCGCCGCATGTCTTCGAGCGTGGCTTCCGGAATTTCCTTGACGGGCTGCTCCATTCTTTCGTCGGACGGGTAAATGATCGATTTGTTCAGCGCCCAGCGCACGAGGAAGAGGCCGGCGAAGATGGCGGCCAGCAGCAGCGCGGCATTTATCCAGCGCTGGCGATCGGCGCGCATCTCCGAGGCTTCCCGGTGCTGCAATGCGGCCGCGACGGCGGTCACGCCCGCCGATACGTAGGGGTGATCCGTGATCTGCACGTCCGCTTCGGCGTTTTCCGAGGCGACGGCGCTCTGGGCGATACTCAGGCAGGCGAGGCGCGTTTTTTCGTCCAGCCCGGTGTACTGGCTGGTTTCGTTTCCGGCTTCGTCGGTGACGGTCTCGCTTTCGCCCTGCACCACGAGCGCTACCTTATATCGTACCACATTGCCGGGGTCGGTCCGGACCGTCCGGGTTGTCCGGCTGGGCTCGTGATTCACCAGCGTTTCGCGCATTTCGTCGTTCGTCTGCGTGCCGCCCGGGGCGGCGGCGGCTTCCGGGACGTTCTGGAAGGCGCCGGGGGCGCCTTCGGGAAGCCGCTCGGTGGAGGTGATGGTCTGGCGCGTGTCGAGTTCGCTCAGGGGCGTGCCCTCGCTCACCAGGCTCTCCATGGTTTCGATTTCGTCGAAATCGATTTGCGCGCCGACCGTCACGGTCCCATACACGCCCAGGCGGTCAAGCCTTTCCTGGATCTTGCGCTCGATGCGGGACTCCACGGTGTCCTGGTATTCGATCTTGTCGTTCGCAATCGATGCGAAGCGCGAGTCCGCCGGCAGGTGAAGCGCTTTGCCGTCGGTGGTGGCCACGGTGATATTCCCGGGGTTGAGGTTCGCCCCGCCCGCGCGGCTCACCATGCTCACGATGAGCTTGGTTTCGAGGGGGGAGACGGGGCGCTTCACGGAAAGGACCACGGTGGCCTCCGAGGGAATCTGCTCTTCGATGAAGTACTTGTTGTCGGCTTCGCGGATGAAGACGTTGGCGAATTCCACAAAGTCCAGGGAGGAAAGCTGTTTTTCGAGTTCGCCCTGCACCGCCCGCATGTAGTTGACGTTGTTGAACCACTGGTTGGACATGAAGTCCGGGCTGGTGAAAAGTTCTTCGAATCCGGAAGGTATACTGCGTCCCACGGGCAGGTTGTTCTGCTCGAGCAGGAGGAGCATGCGGCCGCGATCTTTCGGGAGCACGTGAATCGAGCGGGAGGTTTCGTCGAGCTTGTAGGGCGTTCGCTGCTCTTCGAGGAGCGCGATGGTTTGCGAAATCTGCTGGGCGCTCAGGTTGTCCGCCAGGGTGATGTAGCGCGTTTCGACGCCGCTGAAGGTGATGTAGAAAATGGGCGCCGCCACGAGGAGGCCCACGCAGACCAGCATCACCTTCGCGTTGAGGGAGAGCTGCCGCCAGGCATCGCTGACCTGCGCGCCGGTCTGGCGCATGAAGTCGATAAAATCCGCGAATCGCATTCGTCTACCCTGTTCCTGTCGTTGCGGGCGCGAACCCGCACACCAAACCGCAGCCGCCCGCCCGGGATCGCATCCCGCGCGGCGACCTGTTGCGCCTGGCGCCGTCCCCCTGGACGACGGATTAGGAACCCACCCGCGCGATACTGGCCCGCACGGCGGATCGCGTGAATGGAGACGATACCGCATGGCGTTGCGCGGCGGCTGTTCCCAAGCAGGCCGCCGGCGGCAATGCGGTAGCGTGATTCAAATGTAACCTCCGCGCAACGGGGCCGGGAATGCTCCCGGGTCCCGAAGTGGGCTTACTGGACCGCCCGGCGTCCCGCCGTGGCGAAAACCCGCATCCGTGCGGCGTGGCGTCCCGTAAACACCAACGGAAGAAGCGGCGGCCGGGTGGGCCGCGCCTCTTCACGAGCATAAACGATTCAAAATGGGGAGCGGCGCGCTAAATCTGCATCCGCATGATTTCCTCGTAGGCCGTCATGACCTTGTTCCGGACGGTCATCATGGTCTGGAAGGAGACATCGGCCTTCTCGACGGCGATCATGGCCTCCGAGACATCCTTGATTTCGC contains:
- a CDS encoding flagellar hook-length control protein FliK; this encodes MNVSTDMRRDEALEAVKRPGAYAYAPGAGGFFELLTRLNTGPDLRAPGQAPDAPRDDSAPSPEARTPAPSHDAGRTGAAQDSDAASEAATSTADTNETPDSAETPDALRDPTDSENAESGEALTNVNTPLPEGAETAPADTTAEAAAPARATDAPVTQPALESPDTVSTAPLLQAEAPSNTSAPPGHAAATSAEKSPGPALAADVEIEADPAPDDAPPPLPKTLNALLAESVLREMAPRDAAPLSLEAESALDMPRESGATAPAEEAPLPAPTPRAGAMDIAGVRTDTATPPRIPLANLPGELVQQVHLMQQEGARSMRLRIVPEHLGELRIEIHGAGDTLRVRMIAASATVRDALDSQMADLRQAFQKQGLNLNNVTVDAGAGGRESPYRQESAPRYAPGSQEEPPAPEARPRAETRDAGPAPGATALNILA
- a CDS encoding FliI/YscN family ATPase yields the protein MIDLSPYRQRAEGCEPLVTSGRITDVVGLAIEASGPSMQIGDHCFVEPENGAPPVPVEVVGFRKDRILLMPLGTMRGIGPGCRVRPTHAPHTTPVGHGLIGRVIGSNGSPIDGQGPLNHEAKAPLHRDPPAPLSRQRILSPIATGVRAIDGCLTCGRGQRVGILSGSGVGKSKLIGMIARNTNADLNVIALVGERGREVREFIEGDLGIEGLRRSVVVVATSDEPALLRLNGALIATAIAEWFRDQGANVMLIMDSVTRVAMAQREVGLAIGEPPTTRGYPPSVYAMLPRLLERAGNAETGSITGFYAVLVEADDLNDPVGDTVRSILDGHIALSRDLAGRGHYPPIDVLGSVSRVVSEVCDDNHQRWAARLRELLAAYRDNEDLINIGAYVPGSSREVDTAIQSMPEFNRFLRQGLKETTTFAETVHGLSQLVRNR
- the fliG gene encoding flagellar motor switch protein FliG, with product MDGRRKAAVLLACLGPDNASRVLNCFSDDEIDQLTLDLSSLGTVDANSKSAVLDEFYEMAVAKRYVAQGGIEFAKSLLEKSFGSERAFEVLNRLQSSLQEVPFQFLKRADPSQICSFIQDEHPQTISLILAHMNPATSSIILSALPPDVQSDVIIRIATMDRTAPEIVREVERVLERKMAAVFSQGFTFAGGVKDVAEILNMIERATEKTIMADLEERDPELADEIARLMFTFDDIIYVDDAGIQKTLREVESKDLALALKASTEEVANKVYRNMSERAREMIKEEIEFMGPVRMRNVEEAQQKIVAVIRRLEESGDVVISGRGGGDADEILV
- the fliF gene encoding flagellar M-ring protein FliF; amino-acid sequence: MRFADFIDFMRQTGAQVSDAWRQLSLNAKVMLVCVGLLVAAPIFYITFSGVETRYITLADNLSAQQISQTIALLEEQRTPYKLDETSRSIHVLPKDRGRMLLLLEQNNLPVGRSIPSGFEELFTSPDFMSNQWFNNVNYMRAVQGELEKQLSSLDFVEFANVFIREADNKYFIEEQIPSEATVVLSVKRPVSPLETKLIVSMVSRAGGANLNPGNITVATTDGKALHLPADSRFASIANDKIEYQDTVESRIERKIQERLDRLGVYGTVTVGAQIDFDEIETMESLVSEGTPLSELDTRQTITSTERLPEGAPGAFQNVPEAAAAPGGTQTNDEMRETLVNHEPSRTTRTVRTDPGNVVRYKVALVVQGESETVTDEAGNETSQYTGLDEKTRLACLSIAQSAVASENAEADVQITDHPYVSAGVTAVAAALQHREASEMRADRQRWINAALLLAAIFAGLFLVRWALNKSIIYPSDERMEQPVKEIPEATLEDMRRQEVAADIARLSMEDPEAVAALLRSWMMEEDEE